A genomic window from Sanguibacter antarcticus includes:
- a CDS encoding glycosyl hydrolase family 18 protein — MRSIRAAALTAALALLAAIPAAGMTSAQASTIPTALPRAEATCSSPDWSATTVYTNGDVLSYSGHTWKAKWWTLGETPGTTGEWGVWVDLGTCTDTEVPTPTDPPTTEPTTPPTTTPTAPGTDPGTDPGTGSGSGTDRVVGYFTNWGVYGRDYQVKNIETSGSADELTHVLYAFGNVQNGECTIGDSYADYDKAFTAEQSVDGVADTWDQPLRGNFNQLLKLKELHPDLKVIWSFGGWTWSSGFTQAAADPAGFASSCHDLVEDPRWADVFDGIDIDWEYPNACGASCDTSGHSAFSTLMGALRTEFGDDALVTAAITADGTSGGKIEAADYGDAAQYVDWYMPMTYDFFGAFTPTGPTAPHSALTSYDGIPQEGFDATTTIAKLTSLGIPSDKLLLGLGFYGRGWTGVSQSEPGGTATGAAPGTYEAGIEDYKVLKTKCPATGTVGGTAYASCDGQWWSYDTPETIAGKMAYANQQDLGGAFFWELSGDTTDGELIKAIGDGLS; from the coding sequence ATGAGAAGCATCCGAGCCGCGGCCTTGACTGCCGCGCTCGCACTCCTGGCTGCGATCCCCGCAGCCGGGATGACGAGCGCCCAGGCCAGCACCATCCCGACGGCGTTGCCCCGTGCCGAAGCCACCTGCTCGTCCCCCGACTGGTCAGCGACGACCGTCTACACGAACGGTGACGTCCTCTCCTACTCCGGCCACACGTGGAAGGCCAAGTGGTGGACGCTCGGCGAGACGCCCGGAACCACCGGCGAGTGGGGTGTGTGGGTCGACCTCGGCACGTGCACCGACACCGAGGTCCCGACCCCCACCGACCCGCCGACGACCGAACCGACCACGCCGCCCACCACCACGCCGACCGCCCCGGGAACAGACCCGGGAACCGATCCAGGGACCGGCTCGGGCTCGGGCACCGACCGGGTGGTCGGCTACTTCACCAACTGGGGCGTCTACGGGCGCGACTACCAGGTGAAGAACATCGAGACCTCGGGATCGGCTGACGAGCTGACCCACGTCCTCTACGCGTTCGGCAACGTCCAGAACGGCGAGTGCACCATCGGCGACTCGTACGCCGACTACGACAAGGCGTTCACCGCGGAGCAGAGCGTCGACGGCGTCGCCGACACGTGGGACCAGCCGCTGCGCGGCAACTTCAACCAGCTCCTCAAGCTCAAGGAGCTCCACCCCGACCTCAAGGTCATCTGGTCGTTCGGCGGCTGGACCTGGTCGAGCGGGTTCACCCAGGCAGCAGCCGACCCGGCAGGCTTCGCGTCGTCGTGCCACGACCTCGTCGAGGACCCTCGCTGGGCTGACGTGTTCGACGGCATCGACATCGACTGGGAGTACCCCAACGCGTGCGGTGCCAGCTGTGACACGAGCGGGCACAGCGCCTTCTCGACCCTCATGGGCGCGCTGCGCACCGAGTTCGGGGACGACGCCCTGGTGACCGCAGCGATCACCGCCGACGGGACGAGCGGCGGAAAGATCGAGGCCGCCGACTACGGCGACGCCGCCCAGTACGTCGACTGGTACATGCCGATGACGTACGACTTCTTCGGTGCGTTCACCCCGACAGGCCCGACAGCACCGCACTCGGCTCTGACGTCCTACGACGGCATCCCCCAGGAGGGCTTCGACGCGACGACGACGATCGCCAAGCTCACGTCCCTCGGCATCCCGTCAGACAAGCTGCTCCTCGGGCTCGGCTTCTACGGCCGCGGATGGACCGGCGTCAGCCAGTCCGAGCCCGGCGGCACCGCTACCGGCGCCGCACCCGGGACGTACGAGGCAGGCATCGAGGACTACAAGGTCCTCAAGACGAAGTGCCCGGCCACCGGCACCGTCGGAGGAACGGCCTACGCCTCCTGCGACGGCCAGTGGTGGAGCTACGACACCCCCGAGACCATCGCCGGAAAGATGGCGTACGCCAACCAGCAGGACCTCGGCGGCGCGTTCTTCTGGGAGCTCTCGGGCGACACGACGGACGGCGAGCTCATCAAGGCGATCGGCGACGGCCTCAGCTGA
- a CDS encoding aldo/keto reductase, translated as MSVNMSPVGLGTAQLGNLYRETTDEAARATVDAAWDGGIRYFDTAPHYGLGLSERRLGAALSARPRDEYVLSTKVGRLLVPAPELAGQQDEAFAVPADVRREWDFSRDGVLRSVEESLERLGLDRLDVVYVHDPDDHWDQASSEAVPALVELRDQGVVQAVGVGMNQAEMLARFVRETDIDLVMCAGRYTLLEQGALAELMPAALEKGVGVVAAGVFNSGVLASPRPGTDAHYDYAPVPPEVLEKAARIADICELYGVDLPAVALALVRAHPAVVSTVVGARSPEQVTSALARGRTPVPVELWEDLRRDWLIDPMAPFPRTTVPNITL; from the coding sequence ATGAGCGTCAACATGAGCCCCGTAGGACTAGGGACAGCACAGCTGGGAAACCTTTACCGCGAGACGACGGACGAGGCAGCCCGAGCGACGGTCGACGCAGCGTGGGACGGCGGGATCCGCTACTTCGACACCGCCCCGCACTACGGTCTCGGCCTCTCGGAGCGCCGGCTCGGCGCAGCGCTCTCGGCACGACCGCGCGACGAGTACGTCCTCTCGACGAAGGTCGGCCGCCTCCTCGTGCCGGCGCCCGAGCTCGCCGGGCAGCAGGACGAGGCCTTCGCCGTCCCCGCCGACGTGCGCAGGGAGTGGGACTTCTCCCGCGACGGCGTGCTGCGCTCGGTCGAGGAGAGCCTCGAGCGCCTCGGCCTCGACCGCCTCGACGTCGTCTACGTCCACGACCCTGACGACCACTGGGACCAAGCGTCGAGCGAGGCGGTCCCGGCGCTCGTCGAGCTGCGCGACCAAGGGGTCGTGCAGGCGGTCGGGGTCGGTATGAACCAGGCAGAGATGCTCGCCCGCTTCGTGCGAGAGACCGACATCGACCTCGTCATGTGCGCCGGCCGCTACACCCTCCTCGAGCAGGGAGCGCTCGCCGAGCTCATGCCCGCAGCGCTCGAGAAGGGCGTCGGCGTCGTCGCGGCGGGAGTCTTCAACTCCGGCGTGCTGGCAAGCCCGCGGCCCGGCACCGACGCGCACTACGACTACGCGCCCGTCCCGCCCGAGGTCCTCGAGAAGGCGGCACGGATCGCCGACATCTGTGAGCTCTACGGGGTCGACCTGCCGGCCGTCGCGCTCGCGCTCGTCCGGGCGCACCCGGCCGTCGTGTCGACGGTCGTCGGCGCGCGCAGCCCCGAGCAGGTGACGTCTGCGCTCGCCCGGGGACGCACGCCCGTCCCGGTCGAGCTGTGGGAGGACCTGCGCCGCGACTGGCTCATCGACCCGATGGCGCCGTTCCCGCGGACCACCGTCCCGAACATCACGCTGTAG
- a CDS encoding DNA/RNA non-specific endonuclease has translation MDSLAPPPAFDPLFLGVLAPLPGPRAGQRVRLLDYTHFAVVLDLDRRLAALTGVTILGSALRDVPRGDGWHLDERVSPDEQCGPELYARNDLDRGHLVRRRDPVWGDEATARRANADTFAYPNAAPQAAAFNQSAELWLGLEDHVLEHARTYDQRLVVFTGPVFAPDDPVYRGVQIPQMFWKIAAWSTESPDEPGRLETTAYVLDQRPQLDGIDLRTATEQALAAEQPPPLGPFRTFQVPVGDVAALTGLDLGPLVGADVGAVPAVAGNAPSTVPEPSDVPGTVHLPPAGWVRLRTAADIRLAPPR, from the coding sequence ATGGACAGTCTCGCGCCTCCGCCAGCGTTCGACCCGCTCTTCCTCGGTGTCCTCGCTCCGCTCCCTGGTCCGCGCGCCGGGCAACGGGTGCGCCTGCTCGACTACACCCATTTTGCGGTCGTTCTCGACCTCGACCGTCGGCTCGCGGCATTGACAGGGGTGACGATCCTCGGCTCAGCGCTCCGCGACGTCCCGCGGGGCGACGGGTGGCACCTCGACGAGCGTGTCTCCCCCGACGAGCAGTGCGGACCGGAGCTCTACGCCCGCAACGACCTCGACCGCGGTCACCTCGTCCGGCGTCGTGACCCTGTCTGGGGCGACGAAGCGACGGCGCGGCGCGCGAACGCCGACACGTTCGCCTACCCGAACGCGGCGCCGCAGGCGGCGGCGTTCAACCAGTCCGCCGAGCTGTGGTTGGGCCTCGAGGACCACGTGCTCGAGCACGCCCGCACCTACGACCAGCGGCTGGTCGTCTTCACCGGGCCCGTCTTCGCACCTGACGACCCGGTCTACCGCGGCGTGCAGATCCCGCAGATGTTCTGGAAGATCGCTGCCTGGAGCACCGAGAGCCCCGACGAGCCAGGGCGCCTCGAGACCACGGCGTACGTCCTCGACCAGCGTCCACAGCTCGACGGAATCGACCTGCGCACCGCGACCGAGCAGGCGCTCGCCGCCGAGCAGCCGCCACCGCTCGGGCCGTTCCGCACCTTCCAGGTCCCGGTAGGTGACGTCGCGGCCCTCACCGGCCTCGACCTCGGTCCCCTCGTCGGCGCCGACGTGGGGGCGGTTCCTGCTGTGGCCGGGAACGCACCGTCGACGGTCCCGGAGCCGAGCGACGTGCCCGGGACCGTGCACCTGCCCCCGGCCGGATGGGTCCGCCTGCGCACGGCCGCCGACATCCGGCTCGCCCCGCCACGCTGA
- a CDS encoding cation:proton antiporter: protein MEYALLGVVGIVMVVAVASFATRLGVAAPLVLVVVGIVTSFVPGVPDFDFPPELILAVVLPPILYSAAVNVPLVDFRRNLKAITGLSVLLVIVSALVSGGVLYLLLPDLSIAAAIALGAVISPPDAVAATAIGKRLGLPPRLVTVLEGEGLVNDASALVLLRSAVAATAGAVTFGEIAGDFVYAVVAAIVVGFVVGHVTVRVRSRLDDPVLNTAISFAVPFIAYFPAEEIEASGVLAVVVAGLVTGHRSASHFSAQDRLTERINWRTVQFILENGVFLLMGIELKALVDQVQDDDLGVGRAVVLGLIITGVLVLLRVVFVVPLIAVLRRDQRRAVLRGERLDGALERLDRLDGAADASAAGLDEDQAARRRQARRFLTRRRADAEFLTSEGLGWRGGAVLAWSGMRGVVTLAAAQSLPSDIPYRAQLILIAFTVAIVTLLVQGGTLPLLIRGLKITGSDAAADRAELAGLYDTIASTGLATLDNPSLEQTDGAPFSPDVVERVREESLMLSEAFAERSEAEGTRPHAQHRALRLLVLQAERAALLDARASGEYSSRILERAQYMLDLEESRLTQLRDESM from the coding sequence ATGGAATATGCGTTGCTGGGTGTCGTCGGGATCGTCATGGTCGTGGCGGTGGCGTCCTTCGCGACGCGTCTCGGCGTCGCCGCACCGCTGGTGCTCGTGGTCGTCGGGATCGTCACGAGCTTTGTCCCTGGGGTGCCAGACTTTGACTTCCCACCAGAGCTCATCCTCGCTGTCGTGCTCCCGCCGATCCTCTACTCGGCGGCCGTCAACGTGCCGCTCGTCGACTTCCGGCGCAACCTCAAGGCCATCACGGGTCTGTCCGTGCTTCTCGTCATCGTCTCCGCGCTCGTCAGCGGTGGCGTCCTCTACCTGCTCTTGCCCGACCTCAGCATCGCGGCAGCCATCGCGCTCGGTGCGGTCATCAGCCCGCCAGACGCTGTCGCCGCGACGGCGATCGGCAAGCGGCTCGGGCTCCCGCCGCGCCTCGTCACGGTGCTCGAGGGCGAAGGCCTCGTCAACGACGCGTCAGCGCTCGTGCTCCTGCGCTCGGCCGTCGCGGCGACAGCCGGTGCGGTGACGTTCGGCGAGATCGCGGGCGACTTCGTCTACGCGGTCGTGGCAGCGATCGTCGTCGGGTTCGTCGTCGGTCACGTGACCGTCCGGGTGCGGTCCCGGCTCGACGACCCGGTGCTCAACACCGCGATCTCCTTCGCGGTCCCGTTCATCGCGTACTTCCCCGCCGAGGAGATCGAGGCCTCCGGCGTGCTCGCGGTCGTCGTTGCCGGGCTCGTCACAGGCCATCGCAGCGCGAGCCACTTCAGCGCGCAAGACCGGCTGACCGAGCGGATCAACTGGCGCACCGTCCAGTTCATCCTCGAGAACGGCGTCTTCCTCCTCATGGGCATCGAGCTCAAGGCGCTCGTCGACCAGGTGCAGGACGACGACCTCGGCGTCGGGCGGGCCGTGGTCCTCGGGCTGATCATCACCGGGGTCCTGGTGCTCCTCCGGGTCGTGTTCGTCGTCCCGCTCATCGCCGTGCTGCGGCGTGACCAGCGCCGTGCCGTGCTCCGCGGGGAGCGGCTGGACGGTGCGCTCGAACGCTTGGACCGGCTCGACGGCGCGGCCGACGCCTCCGCTGCGGGCCTCGACGAAGACCAGGCGGCGCGGCGCCGCCAGGCCCGACGCTTCCTCACGCGTCGACGCGCCGACGCCGAGTTCCTCACCTCGGAAGGCCTCGGCTGGCGGGGTGGAGCGGTCCTCGCATGGTCGGGCATGCGCGGGGTCGTGACCCTCGCGGCCGCCCAGTCGCTCCCGAGCGACATCCCGTACCGTGCGCAGCTCATCCTCATCGCGTTCACGGTCGCGATCGTCACCCTGCTGGTGCAGGGCGGCACGCTGCCGCTCCTCATCCGCGGGCTGAAGATCACGGGGAGCGACGCGGCCGCCGACCGGGCCGAGCTCGCCGGGCTCTACGACACCATCGCCTCCACGGGGCTCGCGACGCTCGACAACCCGTCCCTCGAGCAGACCGACGGTGCGCCGTTCTCCCCGGACGTCGTCGAGCGGGTGCGCGAGGAGAGCCTCATGCTCAGCGAGGCCTTCGCGGAACGGTCGGAGGCTGAGGGCACGCGACCCCACGCCCAGCACCGTGCCCTGCGGCTCCTCGTCCTCCAGGCAGAACGGGCGGCGCTGCTCGATGCGCGAGCGAGCGGCGAGTACAGCTCCCGGATCCTCGAGCGCGCGCAGTACATGCTCGACCTCGAGGAGTCCCGGCTCACCCAGCTGAGAGACGAGTCGATGTAG
- a CDS encoding 5'-3' exonuclease, with protein sequence MTTVRPEKLLLLDTASLYYRAFYGIPDSITAPDGTPVNAVRGLLDMIARLVTEHRPSRLVACWDDDWRPAFRVDAIPTYKAHRVAQALPGADDVEDVPDLLAPQVPVIVDVLAALGIARVGAPGYEADDVIGTLVARERERPAADRTPIDIITGDRDMFQLVDDDAHVRVLYTQRGIKNLEVVDQARLAERYAVSSGQAYADMAVLRGDASDGLPGVAGIGEKTAVALLARYGDLAGILAARDAADPGMTPGQRTRLADATDYLAVAPRVVRVAPDAPVGDVQDTLPRTPADPDELAGLSTRWGLTSSVSRILTALSLD encoded by the coding sequence ATGACGACCGTACGGCCCGAGAAGCTCCTGCTCCTCGACACCGCCTCGCTCTACTACCGCGCCTTCTACGGCATCCCCGACTCCATCACTGCGCCCGACGGCACCCCGGTCAACGCTGTCCGCGGGCTCCTCGACATGATCGCCCGCCTCGTCACCGAGCACCGGCCGTCGCGCCTCGTCGCGTGCTGGGACGACGACTGGCGGCCAGCCTTTCGCGTCGACGCCATCCCGACGTACAAGGCGCACCGGGTCGCCCAGGCGCTCCCCGGCGCCGACGACGTCGAAGACGTCCCCGACCTCCTCGCGCCCCAGGTCCCGGTCATCGTCGACGTGCTCGCCGCCCTCGGCATCGCCCGCGTCGGAGCGCCCGGCTACGAGGCCGACGACGTCATCGGCACGCTCGTCGCCCGCGAGCGTGAGCGCCCGGCCGCCGACCGCACGCCGATCGACATCATCACCGGAGACCGGGACATGTTCCAGCTCGTCGACGACGACGCCCACGTGCGGGTGCTCTACACGCAGCGGGGCATCAAGAACCTCGAGGTCGTCGACCAGGCGCGACTCGCCGAGCGGTACGCCGTCTCGTCGGGCCAGGCGTACGCCGACATGGCGGTGCTGCGCGGTGACGCGAGCGACGGGCTCCCCGGCGTCGCCGGGATCGGCGAGAAGACCGCGGTCGCGCTCCTTGCCCGGTACGGCGACCTCGCCGGGATCCTTGCCGCGCGCGACGCCGCCGACCCCGGGATGACGCCGGGGCAGCGCACGCGGCTCGCCGACGCCACGGACTACCTCGCCGTCGCGCCGAGAGTCGTCCGTGTCGCCCCGGACGCACCCGTCGGCGACGTCCAGGACACGCTGCCGCGCACACCCGCGGACCCGGACGAGCTCGCGGGCCTCTCGACGCGGTGGGGACTGACGTCGAGCGTGAGCCGGATCCTCACGGCGCTCTCCCTCGACTGA
- a CDS encoding histone-like nucleoid-structuring protein Lsr2, with protein MAQRVVVELTSDLSGDIAQETVSFSLDGVAYEIELTGGEASDLRESLATYVSGGRKVGRNAPTARSTRRHATTSDYDASAVRAWAASRGIEVSGRGRISQSVLAQYREAGN; from the coding sequence ATGGCACAGCGTGTGGTTGTTGAACTGACCTCTGACCTTTCCGGTGATATTGCTCAGGAGACGGTCTCGTTCTCCCTCGACGGGGTCGCTTATGAGATTGAGCTCACAGGTGGCGAGGCCAGCGACCTTCGGGAGTCGTTGGCCACGTACGTCAGCGGCGGACGAAAGGTCGGACGTAACGCCCCGACTGCCCGCAGCACGCGACGACACGCGACGACCAGCGACTATGACGCCAGCGCCGTGCGCGCATGGGCGGCATCACGGGGCATCGAGGTCTCTGGACGCGGTCGCATCTCCCAGTCGGTCCTGGCGCAGTACCGCGAAGCCGGCAACTGA
- a CDS encoding ATP-binding cassette domain-containing protein, whose product MTATTTTPTTPTTTAPAITLEAITVTYTRGDGDPLTIVEDFNLTIPAGTIHCLAGRSGSGKTTLLRVAVATLTPTTGTVTWAGTRLETLDPDQLAAARRKHMAYVDQGATVIDELTVLDNALLPAIPTGLTPDLEERATTLLTTLGLGTRTRQRARTLSGGERQRLAIARALLLQPTAIALDEPTASLDRTAAATVIDALHKAATSGAAVLVASHDPAVINTATTVTPLT is encoded by the coding sequence ATGACCGCCACCACGACCACCCCAACAACCCCCACCACCACCGCACCAGCGATCACCCTGGAAGCGATCACCGTCACCTACACCCGAGGCGACGGCGACCCCCTGACCATCGTCGAAGACTTCAACCTCACGATCCCCGCCGGAACGATCCACTGCCTGGCCGGACGCTCCGGCTCAGGCAAGACCACCCTCCTGCGCGTCGCCGTAGCCACCCTGACCCCCACCACCGGAACCGTCACCTGGGCCGGCACCCGCCTGGAGACCCTCGACCCCGACCAGCTCGCCGCCGCCCGCCGCAAGCACATGGCCTACGTCGACCAAGGCGCAACCGTCATCGACGAGCTCACCGTCCTAGACAACGCCCTCCTACCCGCCATCCCCACCGGCCTGACACCCGACCTCGAAGAACGCGCCACCACCCTGCTCACCACCCTCGGCCTAGGAACACGCACCCGCCAACGCGCCCGCACCCTGTCCGGAGGCGAACGCCAACGCCTCGCGATCGCCCGAGCCCTCCTCCTCCAACCCACCGCCATCGCCCTCGACGAACCCACCGCCAGCCTCGACCGCACCGCCGCAGCCACCGTCATCGACGCACTCCACAAAGCAGCCACCAGCGGCGCAGCCGTCCTCGTCGCCAGCCACGACCCCGCCGTCATCAACACCGCCACCACCGTCACACCACTGACCTAA
- a CDS encoding class I SAM-dependent methyltransferase, with protein sequence MTETAAAYSARAAEYTALLGSMSTVHPSDRQIVDSWSEQVRGRVLDAGCGPGHWTKYLKDLGIDVFGIDVAPAFVEQARSAYPGIQFDLQSIDRIDEPDGSLGGVLSWFSTIHHEPSAISTPISEFARTLCPGGMLVLGYFEGAVCEPFDHAVLRAYRWPAGDLHRLLDAAGLDLVETHRRTGRDHRPVGAIVCERRATDL encoded by the coding sequence GTGACAGAGACGGCCGCCGCATACTCCGCACGAGCCGCCGAGTACACGGCACTCCTGGGCTCCATGTCCACGGTGCACCCCTCCGATCGGCAGATCGTCGACTCGTGGTCCGAACAGGTTCGCGGCCGCGTCCTCGATGCCGGGTGCGGTCCGGGGCACTGGACGAAGTACCTGAAGGACCTCGGGATCGACGTCTTCGGGATCGACGTCGCACCGGCGTTCGTCGAGCAGGCCCGGTCGGCCTACCCCGGCATCCAGTTCGACCTTCAGAGCATCGACCGCATCGATGAACCAGACGGCTCTCTTGGAGGCGTCCTCTCCTGGTTCTCGACCATCCACCATGAGCCGTCGGCCATCAGCACGCCGATCAGTGAGTTCGCCCGCACTCTCTGTCCTGGCGGCATGCTCGTGCTGGGCTACTTCGAGGGTGCCGTGTGCGAACCGTTCGACCACGCCGTCCTGCGGGCCTACCGCTGGCCGGCCGGAGACCTGCACCGCCTGCTCGATGCTGCAGGACTGGACCTGGTCGAGACCCACCGGAGGACAGGTCGCGATCACCGACCCGTCGGCGCGATCGTGTGCGAGCGTCGCGCCACAGACCTGTGA
- a CDS encoding GNAT family N-acetyltransferase: MPSTPDISPPDTPDVRLVQLPVDAIHALAAGDLATANRTSPVVLTPYFAGPDWGSVWSMRSAQVRTDPASAGWITRVILDVESGTAVGRAGFHGPPDDLGMLEVGYAVDPAWRRRGYARAALEALLDRAAREPSVSIVRATITPDNLASRALVARYGFVEVGEQWDDEDGLETIFEVPAARSALTR; this comes from the coding sequence GTGCCGTCCACGCCAGACATCTCGCCTCCCGACACTCCTGACGTCCGCCTCGTCCAGCTGCCGGTCGACGCGATCCATGCCCTCGCTGCGGGCGACCTCGCTACCGCGAACCGCACCTCCCCCGTGGTGCTGACGCCGTACTTCGCCGGACCCGACTGGGGGAGCGTGTGGTCGATGCGCAGCGCGCAGGTGCGCACCGACCCAGCCTCGGCGGGGTGGATCACGCGGGTGATCCTCGACGTGGAGTCCGGCACCGCCGTCGGCCGGGCGGGCTTCCACGGACCACCCGACGACCTCGGCATGCTCGAGGTGGGCTACGCCGTCGACCCGGCCTGGCGTCGCCGCGGGTACGCGCGCGCCGCGCTCGAGGCACTGCTCGACCGGGCCGCCCGGGAGCCCTCCGTGAGCATCGTGCGCGCGACGATCACGCCCGACAACCTGGCGTCCCGAGCGCTCGTCGCCCGGTACGGTTTCGTCGAGGTCGGCGAGCAGTGGGACGACGAGGACGGCCTCGAGACGATCTTCGAGGTCCCGGCGGCACGGAGCGCCCTGACTCGCTGA
- a CDS encoding LLM class F420-dependent oxidoreductase: protein MKLGVHFWNFSLAGGPEAIAPTLAATARAAENGGADTFTLMDHWFQMESATASATDPMLEGYTSLGFLAGQTERIALGLMVTGVTYRHPGLLAKIVTTLDVLSGGRALLGIGAAWYEREHLALGVPFPPVAERFERLEETLQVCRQMWSDDDGPFDGVHYQLAETICSPRPFQAPGPRILVGGGGERTTLRLVAQYADACNLSDIGVDGVRHKVDVLAEHCAAVGRDPATIEKTIMVGGDPLADVDGFLTTMAAYAELGIEQVWVAPPSEDPAWWTAQLTKQAVPRFHEL, encoded by the coding sequence ATGAAGCTCGGAGTGCACTTCTGGAACTTCTCCCTGGCCGGCGGCCCCGAAGCGATCGCCCCGACGTTGGCTGCCACGGCGCGCGCGGCGGAGAACGGCGGTGCTGACACCTTCACGCTCATGGACCACTGGTTCCAGATGGAGAGCGCGACGGCCAGCGCGACCGACCCGATGCTCGAGGGGTACACCTCGCTCGGATTTCTCGCGGGGCAGACGGAGCGCATCGCGCTCGGGCTCATGGTCACGGGCGTCACCTACCGCCATCCTGGCCTGCTCGCGAAGATCGTCACGACGCTCGACGTCCTCTCGGGAGGTCGCGCGCTCCTCGGGATCGGCGCTGCCTGGTACGAGCGTGAGCACCTGGCGCTCGGTGTCCCGTTCCCGCCGGTCGCAGAGCGGTTCGAGCGGCTCGAGGAGACGCTGCAGGTCTGCCGTCAGATGTGGAGCGACGACGACGGCCCGTTCGACGGCGTCCACTACCAGCTCGCGGAGACGATCTGCTCGCCGCGCCCCTTCCAGGCCCCCGGACCGCGCATCCTCGTCGGCGGCGGAGGGGAGCGCACGACGCTCCGGCTCGTCGCGCAGTACGCGGACGCGTGCAACCTCTCCGACATCGGTGTCGACGGCGTCCGGCACAAGGTCGACGTGCTCGCCGAGCACTGCGCCGCGGTCGGGCGTGACCCTGCGACGATCGAGAAGACGATCATGGTCGGCGGGGACCCTCTCGCGGACGTCGACGGCTTCCTCACGACGATGGCTGCGTACGCCGAGCTCGGGATCGAGCAGGTGTGGGTCGCCCCGCCGAGCGAGGACCCGGCCTGGTGGACGGCCCAGCTGACGAAGCAGGCCGTGCCGCGGTTCCACGAGCTGTAG
- a CDS encoding RNA polymerase sigma factor, whose translation MTTSPAPPPPLVFAEWYEAEFPRVSRALMLAAGDPLLGEEAASEAFARALASWRTVSRMTSPGGWVYSVALNELRRTWRRARLERRYVARLRLTDVPEPAVPDDALWRAVAALAPRARTAVALRYVADLPEAEVAAAMNIARGTVASTLSTARKQLAVALGPVLNGDSR comes from the coding sequence ATGACGACCTCCCCCGCCCCTCCCCCTCCGCTCGTGTTCGCCGAGTGGTACGAGGCTGAGTTCCCTCGCGTCAGCCGAGCCCTCATGCTCGCCGCCGGTGACCCGCTGCTCGGCGAGGAAGCTGCCTCTGAGGCTTTTGCCCGTGCCCTCGCATCGTGGCGAACAGTCAGCCGGATGACCTCCCCCGGTGGCTGGGTGTACTCCGTGGCGCTCAACGAGCTCCGCCGGACATGGCGGCGTGCACGCCTCGAGCGGCGGTACGTCGCCCGGCTCCGCCTGACCGACGTCCCTGAACCTGCAGTCCCCGACGACGCCTTGTGGCGTGCGGTCGCAGCGCTCGCGCCCCGTGCGCGGACCGCGGTCGCGCTTCGGTACGTCGCCGACCTGCCCGAGGCGGAGGTCGCCGCAGCCATGAACATCGCTCGGGGCACTGTCGCCTCGACGCTCTCGACCGCTCGCAAACAGCTTGCCGTGGCCCTCGGGCCCGTCCTGAACGGAGATTCGCGATGA